A part of Streptomyces sp. DSM 40750 genomic DNA contains:
- a CDS encoding RidA family protein, which yields MSAERVNPAELSPPTGFSHAVVATGTRVVFLAGQTALDADGKVVGETLEEQFERALGNLLTALEAAGGTPADLARVTVYATDVADYRVRAPQLGRVWRRLAGRDYPAMAVIGVVRLWDERALVELDGFAVLP from the coding sequence GTGAGCGCCGAGCGGGTGAACCCGGCCGAGCTGTCACCGCCCACCGGCTTCTCGCACGCCGTGGTCGCCACCGGGACCCGGGTCGTGTTCCTGGCGGGCCAGACCGCGCTCGACGCGGACGGCAAGGTCGTGGGGGAGACGCTGGAGGAGCAGTTCGAGCGGGCGCTCGGCAATCTGCTCACCGCGCTGGAGGCCGCCGGCGGCACACCGGCCGACCTCGCCCGTGTCACGGTCTACGCGACGGATGTCGCCGACTATCGGGTCCGCGCCCCTCAACTGGGCCGCGTCTGGCGGAGGTTGGCGGGCCGGGACTATCCCGCGATGGCGGTGATCGGCGTCGTACGGCTCTGGGACGAGCGGGCTCTGGTGGAGCTTGACGGCTTCGCGGTCCTGCCGTAG
- a CDS encoding DUF5999 family protein, producing MCSHQPLCPSIDSTDRDAAHIVAFHPEQGWNLLCNGAIVFDDTGELLPDGSVIAPHRPVFGELTTAA from the coding sequence ATGTGTTCCCATCAGCCCCTGTGTCCCTCGATCGACAGCACGGACCGCGACGCCGCGCACATCGTCGCCTTCCACCCGGAGCAGGGCTGGAACCTGCTGTGCAACGGGGCGATCGTCTTCGACGACACCGGTGAACTGCTCCCCGACGGCAGCGTGATCGCCCCGCACCGCCCCGTCTTCGGCGAACTGACCACCGCGGCCTGA